gggctgctttgagtactcctggtcggcgccctttaggcgagcaccttctagcagagcgcctcggcgctgtctttggtcggcactttctaaccgagcagcttattttggttgggcacctcttggtgcgcactctggtcggcgccttctagtcgagcgccttcctggttggcatcctttggccgagcagctttctggtcggcgctctttggccgagcgccttttcggtcggcgctctctagccgagcgcctccgtggcggtatgacttggggtttttcccccaacacttatGTTGTCAGATGTTACGAAGTCTTCCCCGTTGAGAGACCTAAGAAGGGCTTCCTGCCATTAACATGGTGGATCAATCTTTTGAAAGAAAACAGAtaaaagtttaaagttcacacCAGAAAAAGACTAAAGCAGCTCTTTGatctttattatttttgagGTTAGAACAATAATTTGCTTGAAGAGATTAAATCTCTCCACATCAAGCATTTCCCATAAAGAatgaaaacacatccattgttTTTTTTCTGGTAACAAAAACATGTCCATTGTTAATGAGTATATATTATCAAACACCAACATGATGGAACTGTTGAGATGTTAAGAGCAATACATGTTGCACATAGATAATATGCATGGGCCTGCAAACTttcttccttctgttttttttttttttttgccatgcAGTTATCTCGATTTGCTGTTAGTGCATTGTGGCCATTACATCTGTTTTGTAAGAGTAATTCTTTTTCACATCAAAATGGTGGaagaaatatattatgtgtatgtatatatctatgtatTTTGAGGTAGGGGTGGTGGTGGTTAGTGGGGATCTAAACATGCAGACTAAACATCAGTTTGACATATTCTTTAGGTTGATGATCTCATGGCTTCCAAAGTTGTTGGATTGATTACCTGATGAATGTGACTAGCATGACTCGGGCCATAGTATACCTGTCTATATGCAACATATCATTATCTGTGGAAGTGATACCGATGTCTGAAAGAATGTGTGTAAACTTTATTGGGAATTGAAAGAACTTTTGGGAGTTAAGTTTGCCATACCATAAAATGATATGGACTTACACTTCATTGGATCCACATTCCAAGCTAGTGGCTGCTTAATGATGCTAAAAGATCCAAAGATTGGTGTGACAATTCATTTGTCTCAGAGTCATCCATGTTGATATTTCGTTTCATTTGCCAAGATGCTGCTAATTAGTTTACTCGATTTCTAGAAAACCTCATTAGAACTCAGTTATTTGAATTCTTTGATATTCAAAAGATGCTCCTGGTTGGCATGTTTACAAAAAAGATGTGGTCATCTGTAGAATCAATACCTATTGAAATGATGATTGAGCAAATTCTCTAATGGATAAAATCAACCATAAGCTACTAAATTTTAATGCACAGAAATTTTATAGCATGGAGAAAGATTAACAACGTAGTTGCTCAATCAGGTCCTAAGGCCAGGAATCAGGTTGCTACTCAATTTGTACTTACATTCTACAAGGAATTATGGATAAATATACATATTTGTTATTAGATGTCCGACGAAATTGACTGCAAATGTCAGTTTGGTGCACCAATAGCCTAATAATTCAATATATCATGAATGAACTGAACAATTTTAGTTATTTCATATGTCAAGTCAAAGGATACAAGCCAGATACATGTTTGCCAACCCATTGGAAGACACATTTACCAAAATGTTTTAACAATTTGTGCTGTCATGAACcatgatttataattttttatgattCAGATTTCGCAACTGTTTAAGATTTGTATGATTTGGTGCAATCTAAACGTGCTTTTAGGTATTTAGAGTTTTAATGCAATGAAAGCTAGTTGACTTTATGCAGTCGCATCGTACATTTATACATATTTGTTTAGAACCCACTGTTAGTGGTGCAACTTATATGAAATGCTAGGCAGACCCTAAAAGGCCATAAATTGTGGGCATCCTAGCCTATGAATAAGAAAACAGGGGTTTGTGCTCAGAAAATATAAACTGAatacttctttttatttttttttgttctcattcccttttcttttattctattGTCTATCATTACCATTACTCCGTTGTAATCAATTTATGGGCAAAGAACAACATCAGATATTTGCAGAGCTGTGACCATATGTGAGATTGATTTGAGACTTGGAGGTTTTTCGGGGTTGAGTCTTGTGCCATAGTGTTAAAATGTTGAACCTTCACATCCTTATGTACTTCATGGTTGGCAGTGGCTTATTGTGGATTCTAGTGATCTGCTTGTGTGGACTTATGAATCAGGAATGAACTTACATGCAGTCAAGCTTCATGTTATCCATGTGCATTTTGGCGCGTATTATTCTTGTATCTGGTATATtcctagttttctttttttaaaaatttgtaGATTTCTTCTGTAATATGCTTAATGCTTAAGTTCTCCATTGATGCTTATCCTTTTATCACTACAACTTTACCTCTTGCTAATGTTTTATCAAAAACTATAACTAATTCTCTGAGAAATAAGGTTAcatatcccccccccccctctttaaGGAAATGTAAATGCTTCATGTCTAGTATTTTCAGAACTGATATCTGTATAAATTTTGTCAATATGTTTGTGAAGATTTGTGAAGGCTAGGAATAATAAAAGTAATGTGTTTCATTTTGCAGATTTTTTCAAATTGTGACTATTATTCTTGCCCTACATGATACAAGCAATGTACTTCTGGAAGCAGCCAAAGTGTTCAAATATTCAGAGAAGGAGACGGCGGCTAGCGTTGTATTTGGACTTTTTGCAGTCTCATGGTTAGCATTACGATTAATATACTTCCCCTTTTGGATAATTAAGACTTCAAGGTCTGTTAGTGTCATCTAATTGTTTGTGTAATTAAACTTTTgcttttaattttgcttattgttTTGATGGTTGAATTTCCAGCTACTATTCCATTGAGCCCCTGATTTCAGTGAATGGTTTCCCCACCACTTCATACTATGTTTTCAATACAATGCATCTTACCGTGCTTGTGTTCCACACCTACTGGTGGAAACTCATTTGTGCAATGATCATGAGACAAATGGGTAATAGAGGACAAGTAGTAGAGGACGTTTGATCAGGTAAACAATGTAGTTTGCACACTAtgcattttataaaatattgctTATAACCATATTTTGTTAAATCAATGAAACAAGATGATCATTTGGGAATCTGAGTAGGGTTCTTAGTACATTAGGAACTGGTAGAAGTGTCTGCATGGAGCAGTTACTTCCTCAGTCCACCATATCCATATTAGAGAAAAATATCTATTTACATCGTACAACAACCAAATGTGGTTTTACTAATCATAAAAACTGGATTTGCTGTATAGTGCAGCCTTTTCTCCTTTTAAGTTGGTCATTGTGATGTTCTGGCATATTCTTGAATAGTTGCAGCAATTTTGTAAAGAAGGTCTAGCAGGTAGATTATAGGCCTGGCATCAAAACATGCTACTCTGATTGCTCTTGCTGTGTTCACAACTTTTAACTTGACTCTTCCTATATACATAGTATAAATTTTTTACTTTGTCAGAGGTCACATGTGAGTTTCTCTTCTAAAGCAACCAAGATGATATGAGCAGATTGATTTAACCAACCCAGCATAGAGTTTATGACATCAAAATGGTTGTAAAAGGTGGATGATAAACTGCATTTGATCTCCATGGTTTTTTTTCTGTGGAGGAcaatccttcttcttttcccctccGCTTGATATTGCTTATGGTTTCTTCAATTTCTTGATAAGCTGCTACCCTTAGGGCCATGATCCTACAAATTTCTGACTTTCATTTATCCAAATATAGATTCTGAAGATGGAGACTGACAACAAGTTGTCCATAAATCAGGAGTGACAGATGCCATTTTTTACAGTTGTTACTCTCATCAATCTCTATGGTCCGGAGCTCTATTCATACGTTTTCCTCCAAAAGGTAGGTTCATGTGCTAAAAGATTCTTATTATTGATGTTTTAGGATTTTGGTCTTTATTGATGAAAGTGCATGACCTCTGGAATTTAAAATGGGAGCAGGATCCCCATAGTGACTAACAGTCAGATGAAGTTTTTGTTGGTTATGGTCTTTTTCATTCTTTGTTCTTTTGTTCCCAAAGATAACCGTGCCATCTTTTGTGGATGTATGTTaggtttttttttgtatacttgAATCACTTATACAGTTTATGGGATTTGAGGCTTATTAGTATTACCTTTGCTAACGATATCAAGGAGATGGATGTATCGGCCAAGAAATTTTTGTCTGATTGCTCATTCACAAtagttttctaattttttttattggaatTCCATCTTGTTCCTAATAGTATAGTAGCTCGGTTGTAATTCTTGGAGATGACATCATAGCAAGACTTGTTATCGttccaaattaaaaaaaacagaaaaaacatAGCAAAACTAGTTTGATGACAAACTTTGCTAGTGTTAAGTGCATCAATATTCTCTTCTCGGTCGttaaatcatcaaaaagaaattaGGAAGGAAAATACTGTACTCATTGGTACGGTTAATGTCGGGCGTGCTTGGTTCGCGGAGAGGTTGGGATGCAGTCCATACTGATTGATGAACCCCAAATTCCAAGTTTTTCAAAGTCGTCTTGCTAGTCAGAACCTGTAGAAATCTTGGCGTATTTATGTTGGAAACGCTAGAGAGATGGCTTCTGAATAAATTCCAGCCACACCTTTGACGGTATAAACAGGCCAAACGCAGCACGGCTCTTACGAACTCCatggaccttttttttttttttttttttttttttgtcttttggtaGCAATAGGTTAACTTCTTCTAAAATGTTTGTTCGAACAATGTGTTTTGTTTCCGTATTATGGTTTTTGTTTATTCCCTGGCGCGAAGTTGGTCATGATTGTGTGTTGGTTGCTTGAGGAAAGCATGTGGgcgtttttccttttttttaataatttagtCGAATCTTGTGGGGAATTGTTTGTCATTGGGCTTAACTTCTCTTCTGAATGTAAATATGTAATAAATGTCCCTCAAAACGCTGGCATGACTTCCAAATGGGTGGGCTCTTTGGACCCCAAAGAAGTGGGACCTGTGCAAGTTGCTAATCATCGTGCTCCTCGCTGGTCGTCGTTTAATTAACAAATAAAATGTGAACAAAGAAAAGTGTTTCATCGTTAGGTGGGTGTACCAGGCAGAACCcatgggggaaaaaaaaacaaatatgcagctatagagttttttttctttttctttttgataacaGAGGCAaaaatagagtttttttttaatatttaggaTAATGTATGGTAAAGTATGCATGCAGCAATCCACAGCCTCGACAATAAACCAAATTGTCCCAGATGTAGGACTTCACAACCGTATGAGGTGTGCAAATATTTTCTGACGAATAAATTTGCAGCTACAGAGATTGAAAAACGCACTCTTTCTTGGGTGGCAACATCCTTTACGGCTCTACCGAAAAGATACGGCTAATAACGTGAACCGCAAAACCCATGGTCCGTGGAGCGGATGCCACGCTCTGGCTCTCGTGGCCAAAGCCCATGATCCGTGGAGCGGATGCCACGAGAGCCGGATGCCCCGCTCTGGCTCTTGTGGCCGCGGGATCGGGCTAGGCTTCTCCCCCTCTTGCAAAGCCGCGCTCCGGCTCTCGTGGCCACGGGATCGGGAAGATTTTTTTCGACGTTTTCTTTtcgagagaaaggaaaaaaaaaaacaaacagcaGTGAAGGAACcgcccgattttttttttttccaactccAACTCGACTCAATTAAAAATTTCAAACCCGTCCGACTTTTTATCGGGCCGGCGGGCGTTTGTTTGTCTCCATCTTCGTGAGTATACACACCACTAGCGTAGCGTAGCGTACCTGGCACGCTATATTGGTAGGTCTAGGTCAGGTGAAAGTGAAactaatcttatattttttattccCGGTATATTATACCCCTTTGGCCTGCCTTTCCCCTTTGGCCGACACCCACCCTCCTCCGCCtcgcctcccctcccctcccctcccctcccctcctttAGGATCGGGAGCCGACCAGGCAATTTTCATCTCCTCCTTATCTGATTCTCGACATGGAAGGCTCCCGGCCGCGGCGTCGGCGGCTCCTGGTGgcgtccctcttcttcttctacctCCTGGCGTCGGCCCACTGCCTGGACTCGATCTGgcgcaagaagaagaagcacgAGATCAAGGGGCCCATCAAGACGGTGGTGGTGCTGGTGATGGAGAACCGCTCCTTCGACCACATGCTCGGCTGGTTCACCAACAAGTCCTCCCGCCCCGACATCGACGGCCTCACCGGCCGCGAGTCCAACCGCCTCAACGCCTCCGACCCGAACTCCCCGGAGATCTTCGTCTCGGACGACGCCGTCTTCGTGGACTCAGACCCGGGCCACTCCTTCCAGGCCATCCGCGAGCAGATCTTCGGCTCCGCCGACGCCTCCGCCGACCCCGCCCCCATGGACGGCTTCGCCCAGCAGGCCCATTCGATGGGCCTCGGCATGGCCCGCACCGTCATGAGCGGCTTCGAACCCGACGCCGTCCCCGTCTACGGCGCCCTCGCCTCCGAGTTCGCCGTGTTCGACCGCTGGTTTGCCTCGGTCCCGGCGTCCACCCAGCCCAATCGCTTCTACGTCCACTCCGCCACGTCCCACGGCGCCATGTCCAACGTCCGCAAGGACCTCATCCACGGGTTCCcccagaagaccatcttcgacTCCCTGGACGAGGACGGCCTCTCCTTCGGCATCTACTACCAGAACATCCCGGCCACCctcttcttcaagagcctccgCAAGCTCAAGCACCTGCTCAGCTTCCACAGCTACACCCTCTCCTTCAAGCTGCACGCCCTCCTCGGGAAGCTCCCCAACTACGTCGTCATTGAGCAGCGCTACTTCGACATCGAGCTCTTCCCGGCCAACGACGACCACCCCTCCCACGACGTCGCCAGGGGCCAGAGCTTCGTCAAGGAGGTCTATGAGACGCTGCGGGCCAGCCCGCAGTGGACCGAGACCGCCCTGATCATCACCTACGACGAGCACGGCGGGTTCTACGACCACGTCCCCACGCCCGTCTCTGGGGTGCCCAACCCGGACGGCATCATCGGCCCCGACCCCTACTACTTCAAGTTCGACAGACTGGGGGTCCGGGTCCCCACCATTCTCGTCTCCCCCTGGATTGAAAAGGGCACTGGTGAGTGACAGCCCTTTTTTGGGGCGTTTCTCTCTCACTTTTATCTGCGATCATTCTTTCTAGCTCCCTCCTATCAGGACACCTGTTCCCAATGAAATAAAACCAACTGGGATCATGAACCTAAGGGAGCACAATCTAGTCCTGCCATTctgtttttccttttatttattttctttttctttcctgcgGCTCTTTTTTCCCCATGAGATTATTAAGATATCTAAAACTATGCTGAACTTCTGTTTGATTTTATCTCTTCATAACAATTATATGCTTTCGATTCCAGTTGCGACTAAAGCAGATACCTGtaagtcttcttttttttaaaattcaattcCTCTATTTAAATTCATATTTCAATATTCTACTGAACTTAACGGTCATGGATGAGAGTGGAGATCCTATGTTGCGCTTTTTTTTTTAGGTCCGTTTTATTTGAAGGGACTGGACCATCCAATCAATTCGGTAGCCATCTGGATGGATCGGTAAGGTGGAATACCTTCAACACCAATGATGGCTACATTAATTTCCTAGAATTCTCATCGTTACTAAACCTCTTGCCTTGAAAATGGCTTTTAACGATTTATATCTTGCATAAGATCTAGATGGACGACATCCCTAATGCATCGAAATTTTCATAACCACTATGCTCGACCTTTATTTCATTGATATATCTTTTGGTCTCATATTTGATGGTCTTGAACCTTTCCCCTTCAATTTTAGACAATCATCTGTGGCCTCTAATTGCCGCAATGAACTCACTTCAGTGTTTTGGTCCAGCTTGTTTGTTTCTGAAACGAGACATGTTCACCTACTAGATTCATGGAGCAGGCCTAAACATGCGTATTTCTAGTCCATCTGATTTACACTCTTGGAACAGTCTTCCTGCTTAACTGTGTAGCTAATAAGAAACGTTTCCTGGCCGCATTACCAGTTTTTCAGGATTCTTCATGACAGGTTCCTTTTTTGCCCAAATTTGGCTCTGCTGGAAGTTGGGAACTGTTTAATTAAAGATTGACATCAACTGAAGAGTCTATTTAAATGTTCTTGACTTTGTTTATGGAATCAACTTCATATTGATCATATTAAAGAAACAatataacatgtttcaatcttTCTTTGTTTCAATCTTTCATGCTTCTATCACACACCTCTAACATGTTTGTTCTGTTCATTCATAAAAGACTGATTACATGTTACTTTGCACATGTCAGTGGAAACTTATAAACCTAGAAAATAAGAAACAATATTCAGTTGTGAGGTCATGTTGAGTCTTGATACATGTGATGATTGACGAAATGCACTATATCTAAAATTAAGCATCCAATCAGAGGTCCAACAATGTTACTCGATCTAACTTGTCTGCACATTACATAGCTAATTATGTTGTCTGTCATGAGAGGAGTATACATATAGGAGTGTACCTTTCATCCTGTAAATGAGAAATTTAAATGTGAGATAGTGATTGCTCTATGTGCCGACTCTTGGTCAAATTGCTCATATGTTAACAAAAGCATTTGGAAATATAACCTGCAAGGTTTTATGAGATGTTTAATTGCTTCAATATCTAAAGTACATCTTTGGGAGGAGGGGGGACTTTGTCAATTAGATGGTTACTTATATATCAGAGTTACTGTTTTTCTATAATTTATAGGTTAATAAGTCTAATGCATTTCAGTCCAGTTATATTGTTGCATATAGATTTTGACTAAGTGATGCTTTGTTACAAAGAAAGAACAAGACAGATATCCTTCAACGATGAATGCataggaaaagaaaatttcatccAAGCTTTCTTCTTATGGTTGCATTAAAGAAAGTGGATTGAAAAGAAAGCATCATCTGTGTTGGTGGTGGTGTGATGTGATGCAATAGTTATTGGACAGATAGAAAATATCACATGCTTAtcatattcttttcaaattctatcttATTGTGTGGAACCGGAACTCACCCAAGCACTTGACTAAAGGGTCTACTTAGGAAGGAACATCTGCAAGCAGCATTTTTGGGAAGGTTGTGACTGAGATTAGTTGCATATGTGGTAGCTGATCAAGGCTCTCATGCATAACATTTGCACCTAACTGGTTTCCATTCACTGAAAGTGAGTTCATGCTCATCTTCACACCGACATCCTATGTGCTACATCAAGTTGCTTACATCCCTAAAGTTGGAATTCTATGTGGATTATCTTGGCATATGCTGCTACATGTCCTTTGGATTTTCAAGTTATgaaattcttttatttatttgccTCCTCATCGTGGGTGACAAAAGGGAGACCCTACTGGGTCAGTTAGACCAGGTATTTTTGAGCAATTATATTCGGATACACTCCAttgatctgatttttttttttttaaaaaaaaactgggAGACTGCTGCTGAGAACCTACACAACAATTCCCTAAAGCTTTACCATCAATTGGCACGTCTTTTGTCATTTCCATTAAAACTGTTTGTCGGTCTATTTTCTGTTCAAATGAGTACTAGGTAAATCTACGGAGCTTCAAGAACTCTTCCCTTTATGCTAATGCACTTCAGGGGAGTAGCCGGAAAATAGAGCCTTTCCTCACCTCAGCCATTTTAAGTTATGAAGATGTGAATGATTGCTCCTCTTTCTAGGAAAAATGCGTTCTGAGCTGAGTTATAAATAGGTCTCATAAGAAATTGTGCGGTGCATtcagttttattattttctgcATCTTTCATGTTGAAGCTGTTGTAGTAATTGCAGtgactttttttttccctgtgCAGTGATCCATGAGCCTAATGGACCAACAGCACATTCACAATTTGAACATTCATCAATTCCTGCAACCGTTAAGAAACTGTTCAATCTGAATTCAAATTTTCTTACGAAGAGGGATGCATGGGCGGGGACCTTTGAGAGCCAGTTCTCCCTCCGAAAGACTCCTCGAACTGATTGTCCAGGTTTGTGTGATATTCATTCATATACATGCGTGCAGCATGCAGACACGCACAAGAATGCTGGCATTTACATCTTTGGGATCTTTGGCCATGCACTTTCCTTTGTTTAGAATCTCCTGTTGTTCAAGCATTAATAAGGACATCTTTTATATCCCTGCTGGTTGCATTGGACCTACTATGATGCATGCTATATGAGCATGGTCAGTGCATTTTGCATTAGTTGGATCATTTTTGAAATCTTAAGctgaaatatgtgaattaagaGTCTGGGCAGAGTAATGAACGCTCAAAAACATCTGCATATCTTATGGTTAGTGTTGGTGGCTGGCGTCAGCTTGTCGTAAGTTCAGCTTTCTGTTGGTGAGTTTCTGCAATGTGAAATATGCCCTACAATAGGTACAGGCAATGTGCCCAAGCGTCTGCATGGGTGCAAAGAGGGATGGGATCTTGTAGTTTCAGATACCAAAATTGTTGTGGCCAGTTCCGTGCACATCTGTCATTACCCTTgccatctatgaatgcattctCAATGAATATTTAACTGCCGATGCGTTCTCAATGTATGTGCAGAGAAGCTTCCCGAGGTGAAGAGACTGAGGCCATTTGGGCCTAGGGAGGATTCAACACTCTCGGAGTTTCAGATGGAGCTGATGCAACTGGCCTCTCAGCTGAATGGTGACCATGTCCTCAAcacctatccggacatcggcAAGGGCATGACTGTGGCTCAGGCAAACATATATGCGGAGGATGCGGTTGCAAGGTTTCTGGAAGCAGGAAGGGCTGCACTGAGGGCTGGAGCAAATGAGTCTGCCATCGTCACGATGCGGCCTGCCCTCACTAGCAGGACTTCCGGGGGGCCTTCCAATCCATCACTTCAAAACATTTAAATTCAGATAAATATATACACACAACTGTAGGTATTGTACATGTAAATGCCACTTTAAACCAAGAGCTACTTGGTCCCTTATACTTGAACTGATTATAATTCACCCTCATTTTCGGATGATTCAGCCATGGATAGGGAGGGGCCCCATGGCAGGGTAGGATTGGAAAAGATGATCCCAGGATGATGGGATCAAGCTTGCTGCTGCTGTCAATGCTGTTATCATTTTATAACTGCCGAAACTGATGGAACTGCCTTTCTATTGGCCAGgtgtttata
The Phoenix dactylifera cultivar Barhee BC4 chromosome 3, palm_55x_up_171113_PBpolish2nd_filt_p, whole genome shotgun sequence DNA segment above includes these coding regions:
- the LOC103716538 gene encoding non-specific phospholipase C1, translated to MEGSRPRRRRLLVASLFFFYLLASAHCLDSIWRKKKKHEIKGPIKTVVVLVMENRSFDHMLGWFTNKSSRPDIDGLTGRESNRLNASDPNSPEIFVSDDAVFVDSDPGHSFQAIREQIFGSADASADPAPMDGFAQQAHSMGLGMARTVMSGFEPDAVPVYGALASEFAVFDRWFASVPASTQPNRFYVHSATSHGAMSNVRKDLIHGFPQKTIFDSLDEDGLSFGIYYQNIPATLFFKSLRKLKHLLSFHSYTLSFKLHALLGKLPNYVVIEQRYFDIELFPANDDHPSHDVARGQSFVKEVYETLRASPQWTETALIITYDEHGGFYDHVPTPVSGVPNPDGIIGPDPYYFKFDRLGVRVPTILVSPWIEKGTVIHEPNGPTAHSQFEHSSIPATVKKLFNLNSNFLTKRDAWAGTFESQFSLRKTPRTDCPEKLPEVKRLRPFGPREDSTLSEFQMELMQLASQLNGDHVLNTYPDIGKGMTVAQANIYAEDAVARFLEAGRAALRAGANESAIVTMRPALTSRTSGGPSNPSLQNI